The proteins below come from a single Burkholderia humptydooensis genomic window:
- the ltrA gene encoding group II intron reverse transcriptase/maturase, translating to MISKPVMDAEALETVAEHARGGRKPPGCVRGAETGTATSGQTKSEGDALMERVVERGNMRRAYRRVLRNQGSAGVDGLSVEGLGDWLKMHWPSVKQALLEGRYVPQAVRRADIPKPQGGVRTLGVPSVVDRLIQQALHQVLQPILEPTFSASSYGFRPGKSALDAVRQAQAYVQGGRHWVVDIDLEKFFDRVNHDVLMGRVARHVKDKVTLKLIRRFLEAGMMAHGVTRARTEGTPQGGPLSPLLSNILLSDLDRRLESRGLAFCRYADDCNIYVGSQQAGQRVMARIRAYLEKVLKLRVNEAKSAVARPSTRKFLGYRVAVRLGQAQIRIAPESIKRLMTRVRDLTLKGRSGSLEQTIRKLNPVLRGWANYFRLSQQHKRLEGLDGWLRRRLRCLIWRQWKRPRTRERNMIALGLRPERAWKSSVNGRGPWWNAGSHHLKQALPNAYFDARGLVSIRRTVDRLQSIN from the coding sequence ATGATCTCGAAGCCTGTTATGGATGCAGAAGCGCTGGAGACAGTGGCCGAGCACGCGAGGGGTGGCCGGAAGCCACCGGGCTGCGTGCGGGGTGCGGAGACGGGCACGGCGACATCTGGGCAAACGAAATCGGAGGGCGACGCGCTGATGGAGCGCGTCGTGGAACGCGGCAACATGAGGCGAGCATACCGCCGGGTGCTGAGGAACCAGGGTTCAGCCGGGGTAGATGGGCTGAGCGTGGAAGGCCTTGGTGACTGGCTCAAGATGCACTGGCCGAGTGTGAAGCAGGCGCTGCTGGAAGGGCGGTACGTACCGCAGGCGGTACGCCGGGCGGACATACCGAAGCCGCAAGGCGGGGTGAGGACGCTGGGCGTGCCAAGCGTGGTGGACCGACTGATCCAGCAAGCGCTGCACCAAGTATTGCAACCGATCTTGGAGCCGACGTTCTCGGCGAGTAGTTACGGATTCCGACCGGGCAAGAGTGCGTTGGACGCGGTGCGTCAGGCGCAAGCCTATGTTCAGGGTGGTCGGCATTGGGTGGTCGATATCGATTTGGAGAAGTTCTTCGATCGAGTCAACCATGATGTGCTGATGGGCCGGGTTGCGAGGCATGTAAAAGACAAAGTGACGCTGAAGCTGATTCGCCGCTTCCTCGAAGCGGGGATGATGGCGCACGGCGTGACGCGTGCGAGGACGGAGGGCACGCCGCAAGGCGGCCCGCTGTCCCCGCTACTGTCGAATATATTGCTGAGTGATCTGGATCGGAGGCTGGAGAGCCGAGGGCTGGCGTTCTGCCGGTACGCTGACGACTGCAACATTTACGTTGGCAGCCAACAAGCAGGACAGCGCGTCATGGCGAGAATCAGGGCCTATCTCGAGAAGGTCTTGAAGCTGCGCGTGAACGAGGCCAAGAGTGCGGTGGCGCGGCCGAGCACGCGGAAGTTCCTGGGATACCGGGTGGCGGTGAGGTTGGGTCAAGCACAGATCCGGATTGCACCGGAAAGCATCAAGCGATTGATGACGCGGGTGCGGGATCTGACGTTGAAGGGAAGAAGCGGGTCCCTTGAGCAGACGATCCGGAAGCTCAACCCGGTCCTACGGGGGTGGGCAAATTACTTCCGGCTCAGCCAGCAGCACAAGCGGCTGGAGGGGCTGGACGGATGGTTGCGAAGGCGTTTGCGCTGCCTGATCTGGCGGCAGTGGAAGCGCCCCCGAACCCGAGAGCGCAACATGATCGCACTGGGCCTACGCCCGGAGCGGGCATGGAAATCGAGCGTGAACGGGCGAGGACCTTGGTGGAACGCCGGTTCTCACCATTTGAAGCAGGCGTTACCCAATGCCTACTTCGATGCACGGGGACTGGTCTCGATCCGTCGGACGGTGGATCGCCTCCAGAGCATTAACTGA
- a CDS encoding prepilin peptidase translates to MILSLKLVASWTLASLALADLRARRLATFAVAIVGALYGALALAGAPGDGGFAAHAALGVAAFALGAAMFRIGWIAGGDVKLAAVVFLWAGPAHAGPVAFAIGVGGLAVGAVCIAAARAPRALAWFAPARGVPYGVALAAGGLFAVWAPAACRLPACLG, encoded by the coding sequence ATGATTCTCTCGCTCAAGCTCGTCGCCAGTTGGACGCTCGCGTCGCTCGCGCTCGCCGATCTGCGCGCGCGGCGGCTCGCGACGTTCGCGGTCGCGATCGTCGGCGCGCTGTATGGCGCGCTGGCGCTCGCGGGCGCGCCGGGCGACGGCGGCTTCGCCGCGCATGCGGCGCTCGGTGTGGCCGCGTTCGCGCTCGGTGCGGCGATGTTCCGCATCGGCTGGATCGCTGGCGGCGACGTCAAGCTCGCGGCCGTGGTGTTTCTGTGGGCAGGTCCCGCGCATGCGGGGCCGGTCGCGTTCGCGATCGGCGTCGGCGGTCTCGCCGTCGGCGCCGTCTGCATCGCGGCCGCGCGCGCGCCGCGCGCGCTCGCGTGGTTCGCGCCGGCGCGCGGCGTCCCGTACGGGGTCGCGCTCGCGGCGGGCGGCCTTTTCGCCGTGTGGGCGCCGGCCGCTTGCCGGCTGCCCGCATGTCTTGGATGA
- a CDS encoding type II and III secretion system protein family protein produces MGSVIGAIGVRQAASASASPHAVRSRARASGRRAAAAALGWLAVALSAMTVAPRLARAAEPAPVLAVPAGGGEMVKLPEPAVAVFVADPDVADVHVPTPQAVFVLGKKAGTTTLFALGANNRTILRETVVVDVDTPSLQRILDARFPQLHLTLAGAPGSLMVSGRVPSAADADAVAQTLKPYLRQQESLVNRLTLARPIQVHLRVRITEVDRNITQQLGINWSALGASGNFVGGLFNGRTLFDTASKAFDLSPSGAFSVLGGFHTSRYSIDGVLDALDQEGLITMLAEPNLTAISGQTASFLAGGEFPIPVAQDTTGAITIQFKPYGVSLDFTPTVLADNRISLKVRPEVSEIDPTNSVTTGSIKVPALTVRRVDTTVELSSGQSFAIGGLLQSKSSDVLAELPGLARLPVLGKLFSSRNYLNDKTEVVVIVTPYIVQPANPGELHDALDDVTRPSSDIEFVLQRSLGIDPLGGDAPRLAGPAGFVY; encoded by the coding sequence ATGGGGAGCGTGATTGGCGCGATCGGCGTGCGGCAAGCGGCGTCGGCATCGGCATCGCCGCACGCGGTGCGCTCACGCGCGCGTGCGAGCGGGCGGCGCGCGGCGGCGGCCGCGCTGGGGTGGCTCGCGGTTGCGCTGAGCGCGATGACGGTCGCGCCGCGGCTCGCGCGTGCGGCCGAGCCCGCGCCGGTGCTCGCCGTGCCCGCCGGCGGCGGCGAGATGGTGAAGCTGCCGGAGCCCGCGGTCGCGGTGTTCGTCGCGGACCCGGACGTCGCCGACGTGCACGTGCCGACGCCGCAGGCCGTGTTCGTGCTCGGCAAGAAAGCCGGCACGACGACGCTGTTCGCGCTCGGCGCGAACAACCGGACGATTCTGCGCGAGACCGTCGTCGTCGACGTCGACACGCCGTCGCTGCAGCGCATCCTCGACGCGCGCTTCCCTCAACTGCATCTGACGCTCGCGGGCGCGCCGGGCTCGCTGATGGTGAGCGGGCGCGTGCCGAGCGCCGCGGACGCGGACGCCGTTGCGCAGACGCTCAAGCCTTACCTGCGCCAGCAGGAATCGCTCGTCAACCGGCTCACGCTCGCGCGGCCGATCCAGGTGCATCTGCGCGTGCGCATCACCGAGGTCGACCGCAACATCACGCAGCAGCTCGGCATCAACTGGAGCGCGCTCGGCGCGAGCGGCAATTTCGTCGGCGGGCTGTTCAACGGGCGCACGCTGTTCGATACGGCGTCGAAGGCGTTCGATCTGTCGCCGTCGGGCGCATTCTCGGTGCTGGGCGGCTTTCACACGTCGCGCTACTCGATCGACGGCGTGCTCGACGCGCTCGATCAGGAAGGCCTCATCACGATGCTCGCCGAGCCGAACCTCACCGCGATCTCCGGCCAGACCGCGAGCTTTCTCGCGGGCGGCGAGTTTCCGATTCCGGTCGCGCAGGACACGACGGGCGCGATCACGATCCAGTTCAAGCCTTACGGCGTGTCGCTCGATTTCACGCCGACCGTGCTCGCCGACAACCGGATCAGCCTCAAGGTGCGCCCGGAGGTGAGCGAGATCGATCCCACCAACAGCGTGACGACGGGCAGCATCAAGGTGCCGGCGCTGACGGTGCGGCGCGTCGACACGACGGTCGAGCTGTCGAGCGGGCAGAGCTTCGCGATCGGCGGCCTCCTGCAGAGCAAGAGCAGCGACGTGCTCGCCGAGCTGCCGGGGCTCGCGCGGCTGCCCGTGCTCGGCAAGCTGTTCTCGTCGCGCAATTACCTGAACGACAAGACCGAGGTCGTCGTGATCGTCACGCCGTACATCGTGCAGCCGGCGAATCCGGGCGAGCTGCACGACGCGCTCGACGACGTCACGCGCCCGAGCAGCGACATCGAGTTCGTGCTGCAGCGCTCGCTCGGCATCGATCCGCTCGGCGGCGATGCGCCGCGGCTCGCGGGCCCGGCGGGCTTCGTCTACTGA
- a CDS encoding Flp family type IVb pilin translates to MLRFIQSLLRDERGVSALEYSVLAGIVVVAVAAAGAIFGGNSGLPNLFQNMITKVTSVQTNGH, encoded by the coding sequence ATGCTGCGTTTCATTCAATCGCTTTTGCGCGACGAGCGCGGGGTCAGCGCACTCGAATATTCAGTGCTGGCCGGCATCGTGGTGGTGGCAGTCGCTGCGGCAGGTGCCATCTTCGGCGGCAATTCCGGCTTGCCGAACCTGTTCCAGAACATGATCACCAAGGTGACGAGCGTACAAACCAACGGCCATTGA
- the cpaB gene encoding Flp pilus assembly protein CpaB, translating into MSHFLKLAGLMLVAVVGAFLFRALYVAASQPRPAAPPQQVRVRVAAADLPAGLLLRDADLGWKTMARGDAPAGALIEGDVRSDAKTANVAIDASVAAAGDLKGDLLRHPVRAGAPLGPADVILPSAPGFLAAALKPGMRAISVAIDDVSGNAGLIEPGDYVDVLLTQQLAAPGGAPADPERAVESETIAARVRVLAVGSAFQRPKEDAAQPNTRARTVTFEVSSHDAQVITVGAHLGALSLALRSFATSDRGAGGVAFAEPPAPPVWAGDVSRALRAEAPAAPPRRGGAARAGAERRVIVYHGSKQDDAVGAGAGAPLPGGVPPIPTLPPLPGAATPPAGGARPAA; encoded by the coding sequence ATGTCCCATTTTCTCAAGCTCGCCGGCCTGATGCTCGTCGCGGTGGTCGGCGCGTTCCTGTTTCGCGCGCTATATGTGGCGGCGTCGCAGCCGCGCCCGGCCGCGCCGCCGCAACAGGTGCGCGTGCGCGTCGCGGCCGCCGATCTGCCGGCGGGCCTGCTGCTGCGCGACGCCGATCTCGGCTGGAAGACGATGGCGCGCGGCGACGCGCCCGCCGGCGCGTTGATCGAAGGCGATGTGCGCAGCGACGCCAAGACCGCGAACGTGGCCATCGACGCGAGCGTTGCCGCAGCCGGCGATCTGAAGGGCGACCTGCTGCGCCATCCGGTGCGCGCGGGCGCACCGCTCGGCCCGGCCGACGTGATCCTGCCGAGCGCGCCCGGCTTTCTCGCGGCCGCGCTCAAGCCCGGCATGCGTGCGATCTCGGTCGCGATCGACGACGTATCCGGCAATGCCGGCCTCATTGAGCCGGGCGACTACGTTGACGTGCTGCTCACGCAGCAGCTCGCCGCGCCGGGCGGCGCGCCGGCCGACCCGGAGCGCGCGGTCGAATCGGAGACGATCGCCGCGCGCGTGCGCGTGCTCGCGGTCGGCTCCGCGTTCCAGCGGCCGAAGGAGGACGCCGCGCAGCCGAACACGCGCGCGCGCACGGTGACGTTCGAGGTGAGCTCGCACGATGCGCAGGTGATCACGGTCGGCGCGCATCTGGGCGCGCTGTCGCTCGCGCTGCGCAGCTTCGCGACGAGCGATCGCGGCGCGGGCGGCGTGGCGTTTGCGGAGCCGCCCGCGCCGCCGGTATGGGCGGGCGACGTGTCGCGCGCGCTGCGCGCGGAGGCGCCGGCCGCGCCGCCGCGCCGCGGAGGCGCCGCGCGTGCGGGGGCCGAGCGGCGCGTGATCGTCTATCACGGCTCGAAGCAGGACGACGCGGTGGGCGCGGGCGCCGGCGCGCCGCTGCCGGGCGGCGTGCCGCCGATTCCGACGCTGCCGCCGTTGCCGGGAGCGGCGACGCCGCCGGCCGGCGGCGCGCGGCCGGCGGCGTGA
- a CDS encoding MFS family transporter: MNDQTAFAAVARQDVRRRVLAIVGASSGNLVEWFDFYIYSFCALYFAPAFFPSGNTTTQLLNTAGVFAAGFLMRPIGGWLFGRIADKHGRRTAMMISVLMMCGGSLVIAVLPTYAQIGALAPLLLLVARLFQGLSVGGEYGTSATYMSEVALEGRRGFFASFQYVTLIGGQLCALLVLVILQQTLSSAELKAWGWRIPFVVGAAAALVSLYLRKSLDETSTSESRKAKDAGTIRGVWQHKGAFLTVVGFTAGGSLIFYTFTTYMQKYLVNTAGMHAKTASNVMTAALFVYMLMQPVFGALSDKIGRRMSMILFGTGAVIGTVPLMHALGGATSPFAAFGLIVVALAIVSFYTSISGLIKAEMFPPEVRAMGVGLSYAVANAIFGGSAEYVALWFKSVGSESSFYWYVTALCAISLVVSWRMRDPSKDGYLRNEP, translated from the coding sequence ATGAATGACCAGACCGCCTTCGCCGCCGTCGCGCGGCAAGACGTACGGCGCCGCGTGCTTGCGATCGTCGGCGCATCGTCGGGCAACCTCGTCGAGTGGTTCGACTTCTACATCTACTCGTTCTGCGCGCTGTACTTCGCGCCGGCATTCTTCCCGAGCGGCAACACGACGACGCAATTGCTCAACACGGCGGGCGTGTTCGCCGCCGGCTTCCTGATGCGGCCGATCGGCGGCTGGCTGTTCGGCCGCATCGCCGACAAGCACGGCCGCCGCACCGCGATGATGATCTCGGTGCTGATGATGTGCGGCGGCTCGCTCGTGATCGCGGTGCTGCCGACGTACGCGCAGATCGGCGCGCTCGCGCCGTTGCTGCTGCTCGTCGCGCGGCTGTTCCAGGGCCTGTCGGTGGGCGGCGAGTATGGCACGAGCGCGACGTACATGAGCGAGGTCGCGCTGGAGGGCCGTCGCGGCTTCTTCGCGTCGTTCCAGTACGTGACGTTGATCGGCGGCCAGCTCTGCGCGCTCCTCGTGCTCGTGATCCTGCAGCAGACGCTCTCGAGCGCGGAGCTGAAGGCATGGGGCTGGCGGATTCCGTTCGTCGTCGGCGCGGCGGCCGCGCTGGTCTCGCTGTATCTGCGCAAGTCGCTCGACGAGACGTCGACAAGCGAATCGCGCAAGGCGAAGGACGCCGGCACGATACGCGGCGTGTGGCAGCACAAGGGCGCGTTCCTGACAGTCGTCGGCTTCACGGCCGGCGGCTCGCTGATCTTCTACACGTTCACGACGTACATGCAGAAGTACCTCGTCAACACGGCCGGCATGCACGCGAAGACGGCGAGCAACGTGATGACGGCCGCGCTCTTCGTCTACATGCTGATGCAGCCGGTGTTCGGCGCGCTGTCGGACAAGATCGGCCGACGGATGTCGATGATCCTGTTCGGCACGGGCGCCGTGATCGGCACGGTGCCGCTGATGCATGCGCTCGGCGGCGCGACGAGCCCGTTCGCGGCGTTCGGCCTCATCGTCGTCGCGCTCGCGATCGTGAGCTTCTACACGTCGATCAGCGGCCTCATCAAGGCCGAGATGTTTCCGCCCGAGGTGCGCGCGATGGGCGTCGGCCTGTCGTATGCGGTCGCGAACGCGATCTTCGGCGGCTCGGCCGAATATGTCGCGCTGTGGTTCAAGTCGGTCGGCAGCGAATCGAGCTTCTACTGGTACGTGACCGCGCTGTGCGCGATCTCGCTCGTCGTGTCGTGGCGGATGCGCGATCCGAGCAAGGACGGCTACCTGCGCAACGAGCCCTGA